From the genome of Vicia villosa cultivar HV-30 ecotype Madison, WI linkage group LG2, Vvil1.0, whole genome shotgun sequence, one region includes:
- the LOC131651527 gene encoding aspartic proteinase CDR1-like: MSCLSCLMFIFFCFSYFIYLSRALNNGFSVELIHRDSSKSPVYNPTETKFQRIHNAVQRSINRANHFSKQFSPDTNNPVSTLTPDSAEYFMSFAVGTPPFQTYGIIDTGSSLIWLQCLPCYACFNQTSPKFNHSKSSSYKNIHCSSRKCKDAIDVFPSCSQNEDVCEYNIQYGTGINSQGDLSVDTLTLNSTSDSIVVFPKIVIGCGHNNSIPYNGRISGIVGMGSGPISLIQQLGSSIERKFSYCLIPAYNDFGESSFTSKLNFGNDAVVSGKGVVSTPMSKYQSGFSVTLEAISVGNKRIKYEGVKIEGKNTSTRNAFIDSGTPLTLLPPYFHSKLESTAAKMIKLQRIEPPNPFKTLSLCYNTTWEQSNNFPIIRTHFSGADVKLYYNSTFFEVQKGIKCFAFVPSQGDIIFGNFAQHNHLVGYDLQKNVISFKPTDCINY, from the coding sequence ATGTCTTGTTTGTCATGTTTgatgtttattttcttttgtttttcttatttcatttatctttctcGTGCGTTAAATAATGGTTTTAGTGTTGAACTCATTCATCGAGATTCTTCAAAATCACCGGTCTACAATCCTACGGAAACTAAATTCCAAAGAATTCACAATGCTGTGCAACGTTCAATTAATCGTGCCAATCACTTCAGCAAACAATTTTCACCTGATACAAACAATCCAGTATCAACCTTAACCCCAGATTCAGCGGAATATTTCATGAGTTTCGCAGTTGGTACCCCACCTTTTCAGACCTATGGTATCATAGATACAGGTAGTTCCTTAATTTGGCTTCAATGCCTACCTTGTTATGCATGTTTTAATCAAACCTCTCCCAAATTTAATCATTCAAAATCTTCAAGTTACAAAAATATACATTGCTCTTCTAGGAAATGTAAAGATGCGATAGATGTATTTCCATCGTGCTCCCAAAATGAAGATGTTTGTGAGTACAATATTCAATATGGTACTGGAATTAATTCACAAGGAGATCTTAGTGTGGATACTCTAACATTAAATTCCACCTCGGACTCTATTGTCGTATTTCCTAAGATTGTGATAGGATGTGGACACAACAATTCGATTCCGTACAACGGTCGAATATCTGGTATAGTTGGCATGGGAAGTGGACCAATATCTCTTATACAACAGTTAGGCTCTTCAATTGAAAGAAAATTTTCATATTGTTTGATTCCTGCTTATAATGATTTTGGTGAATCATCCTTCACTAGCAAACTCAACTTTGGAAATGATGCTGTTGTTTCGGGTAAAGGAGTTGTTTCGACTCCCATGAGTAAATATCAAAGTGGCTTCTCAGTGACATTGGAAGCAATTAGTGTgggaaataaaagaataaaatatgaaGGGGTTAAAATTGAAGGAAAAAATACTTCTACCCGAAATGCTTTTATTGACTCAGGCACACCATTGACGTTGTTGCCACCTTATTTTCACTCTAAGTTGGAATCAACAGCGGCAAAAATGATTAAGCTACAGCGTATTGAGCCACCTAACCCCTTCAAAACTCTAAGTCTTTGTTACAATACGACATGGGAACAATCAAATAATTTTCCTATTATTAGGACGCATTTTAGTGGTGCAGATGTCAAGTTATATTATAATAGCACATTTTTTGAAGTTCAGAAAGGGATTAAGTGTTTTGCTTTTGTTCCATCTCAAGGTGATATCATTTTTGGGAACTTTGCACAACATAACCATTTAGTTGGTTATGATCTCCAAAAAAATGTAATCTCTTTTAAGCCTACTGATTGCATCAACTACTAG